Genomic segment of Melospiza georgiana isolate bMelGeo1 chromosome 12, bMelGeo1.pri, whole genome shotgun sequence:
AACTCAGAGATTTTGCAGAAGTGTGGGAACAGTCCCAGCCTTCCCAGACCACAGGTTTTCTCTGGTCATGTTCATGCAGGTGGAAAAAGATGAGTTTCTGTAAGTGCCAGCACAAGGAGACAGTGCCCAGTGTGACAGCAGTGACGTACATGTAATGGAAAAATGGATGCTGGGTTCTGAGTGATCTTAAGTTGGAACAGCCAAAACTGCCTCTCTTTAACTCAAGAGTGATGatgggaaaatggaaatttgAAACTTTTCCAGATATTAAGtgcttttgcatttatttttggCCAATGAGAAGTTCAGCTTGCCTGTGGGGGTTGTGTTCTGCAACTCTTCCAGGAAAATAAGCATGAGGAGAAGGTCCAGGATCCTGACAGAGAGAAGCACGAGCCCAAGGCAGACATGGGGAGCAAAACCTGGGCAGACCTGGCTGGGGAGATGAAGATATTCTTGTGGAACCCGGAGGAGAGAACATGCTTGGGGAGAACAGCCAAGAGCTGGGGTAGGTCCTTGCTCAAGCCCCACTTCTGGGGGTCGTTGCCTTTTCTGCTTCACAGGAGATTCACCTGCCTGTGGTTGTCCTTGATAGCCTGGACTGACCACCCCTGCCCATTTCTTTAGTGTTAATGTTTCTAACTAGTGCAATAATAACCAGTGAGGAGGACAAGCAGGAAACCATGCAGAAGGAGGTCAATGTTGAGGGAGGGTGAAAGCAAAGATTTCAGGCTGCCCAGACTGTGTCCCAGACAGACGTGTAGAGCCTGAGCAagcaggggagctgcaggtcaggtgctgcagctgtgcaccctgctgccaccagcactcCTACCCTGCCTGTGTAACCCCTGGGACAGTGGCTCTGGTGCCATCAGCTTGGTGGGGAAGGTGCCCGGGCTGTGGCAGATGCTGTGTGCAGGGTGCACcccctggggcagagcagccctccctgcctgagccagcctggctctggaaaggaggggaagggaagggctggtCAGCACTCTCACCCCACAGCTTCCAgggtgcccacagcagggcccaCGGTGCTGGCAGAGCCAGTGCACTGGGATGTGCCAGCTCTGGTGGTTCTGAGTGCCCTGTCTGCTTTATCCACACCCTCGTGCCCTGCAAAAATTATTGCTGAGTCTGGAGGTGCCCAGGGTGGTTAAGAGCAGCCTCTGGGGtgagtgctgctgcaggcttgGCCCAAAATCAAGGTGCCACAAGCCCACATGGTGTCACCCATCTTTGCAGCCCTGTTctgccagcacccagccccCTTGGCAGAGTCAAAATCCCAGCCTGATCCAGAGGCACCTGCACATCCATCAGTGTAAGGCTGAACtaccaggggctgctgctgggtgttTGCAGCCCTTGGCTGGCACTGGCAATGCACCACAGGCCCCACAGCCCTCCCATGCCCCTGCCAAGAGCTCTGGGTCTTATGCAAAGcctgtggtggcagctgggagaACAAAGgaagctgcccagcagcaccagaggaGTCTGAAAACCTGCCAGCATGAGTCTGGGACAGACCTTGACATTCATGTTTGCTCTCCTGTGCCCTTTGCTGGCCACAGAGGCAGACCAGCCTTTCTGCTTCTTTGCTGGGTGGGAAGGCACAGACCAAAGTGTGGGAGCAGTAGGGTGAGTCCTTGGTGAGGTAGGTTTGGTTTTCTGGAGGCTCCTCCAGGTCCTGAGAAGCTCCTTGTGAGAGGATTTGCTCAGTGTGGTGTGGATGtgaccctggcagtgctggcagcactggggtggGTGCAGCATCCTCCTGTCCCCTGGGGTCACTGTGCTGTGCCCTTGGTGCACACACGTGTGCTCACTTGTCTCTACATGGGGGCAGGAGAAGCTACTACCAAAATCAACACTTATTTTAAAGTGAGAGCCTTTGGAGGTGAGTGGAGCTGAACTTTCCCACTCTCAGCTCAtgggtggggaggagggaatttgcccccctgtgctggctctAAAGGTGTCCCCTGGAGTGGGGGCCTCAGGGGACCTGCACTCACCAACTGCAGGGAGATAATGGCCACAAGGTCATCACTGCaggccccagcccctgggaagGGCTGCACCCCCTCTCTGCAGGTGAAACActccctgctgcactgcaggaaacacagaaatgggagcagcagggggaaGATGCCCAACaagcaccagctctgctgccaggctggggcagaggcacCATCCAGCAttgctctggcagggctgggcattgtcccctctgtgccaccagcacagtGCTGGCCCATctggcccagctcagccccagcaggacacagccccagcagttcccagcacggtggccctggcagaggcactgcaggagaGCACATCTGTGTTCCCAGGGCTCCCTCCAAGCTGCCGGAACGTTTCTCCTGGGAAATATTTGGGTTAGGGCTTCGCTTTGCTTTCTGAGCCGCTGGGTTTTATTCATAGGCTGTGGCCTCTTGAGACATCCTCAGCCAACAGCCTGGTccagaggaaaaacaaagccaTTCCCTGAATGTCTGGGCCATGAAACAGTCagtggtgctgcagccctgagccaggCTGCCcgctcagccccagcaccaggGGACAGGAATCAGGGCAGGAGCAccagcccacagccccagcaggagtTTGGCTGAAGCCACGGGGTACCTTTGCATGTTGCCAGGCCAGGAGAgggtgggaagggcaggagggaatGTTGGATCCATCTGTTGGAGAGAGCCGAGGCAGGTGGGCACACAGACCTGCTCctgacacagctctgggaagggcCACGCAGCAAAAGGGACACAGACCCAAAGAGCAGCTaccccagctctggagcagctggaattcctgcaggcacagacagcagagtgtgtgcagggctgggctgcagctcccacctccaGCACGGACTCAGGGCTGCCGAGGACGCCGTGCTGAGCACGTCTGTGCATCCCTGCGGGACACATCCCAGGGGATGTGCTCTGCTTGCCTTGTGCCTGTCAGCAATGTGCCTGTCTGTTTTGCAGGCTTGATCTTACTGTTTTACTTCATCTTCTACACGTGCCTGGCGGGAATGTTTGCCTTCTGCCTGTATGTGATGCTGCTCACGCTGAGCCCCTACACGCCCAGGTACCGGGACCGTGTGTCCCCACCAGGTATGTACCAGCCAGAGCAGAGGCACCTCTGCCACCAGAGTCCCACCAAAATGGCATGGCCAGCACCTCAGGCaaagccctgctggagctgtgccctccTTCGGTCTCCCAGCCCTCCCTAGCACAGGGTGTTCTCACCTCagggccctggcagagctgcaggctctCTGCACAGGAGCAGACATCTTAAAAAGCCCCATGAGAAGTAATCACCCTGATGATACTAATTGTTATGCTCATTGCACTGCTTATTTGTTATCATTATTTTCAAGGCAAAAGCCAAGTTTAGGTATTTCATAGGTGATGCTGATGCATTTCAGCTGCTGGCTCTTTATACCTCATGccttcaaaataaaatgcaaatcaaGAGTTGCTTTTATGCATTATTATTTGGGGGAGTTCTGGCAAGAGAATGTTCAGGAAATCCTCTCCCTGCGTCAGACACAGCATTTTCCCCATGTTTTTGTGTTGGTGGGGAACAGAAGGGCCCCTTGCCCTGCTCTTGTCTGGAACTGCccacacagctggggacacaggggacctGCAGCCACTCTGTGCAACCCCAGTCACTAACCCACAACACTACTGAGGCTCTCCATTATCTCCCAGGTTTCCTGGGATATTTTGATGTGTATGGTGCTCTCTGGGGGTGAAATGAAGGTGAGGGATCAGCAGGTTGAGGACAGAGCTGATCTGTGAGCTGGTGCTGCCTCTCATCGCTGTGCCCAGCTCAAGCCCAGTCCCATGAATaaccctgcagcacagagcccaagccCATGAATGCTGCACCTACATCTGCCTTACCAGGGTGTGTCTCCTTCAGGAGTGATGATCAGACCATACTTGAATGGCTTCACCATTGCCTTCAAcgtgtcccagcccagcacgtGGCAGCCCTACGTGGACAGCATGCACCACTTCCTAGCAGGTGAGCTCTCTGTCACCATGGGGAGGGGGTTTTTGTCCTTGGATACATGCATGCAGTGCAGGGGTTTCCTCCTGGGCACCTCATGAGCCACATCTGGAAAGGGAGGCTCACAAGGTCATGGGAGCTTTGCCTTTCCAGGTGTGACTTCCTAACACCCTTGACATGAGGATGTTCTCTGACAGTTTGAGTGTGTGCAGGCCTCAGGGGGTTTTAACAAGTCTGTTGTGTCGCTgccatattttatgaaaaatttctttgcccaggatttgctcctgggaaggtgagaagcctcagagaaaaatgaaaacaatcatTATCTGATTTGcctctcctgtgttttgctgctttggaatgtgtttggacattgtttaccagcAGGTGgctgtttcattggtttcatgtgaattgtttttacttaatggcCAGTCatggccaagctgtgtcagactctgaagagagagtcatgagtttttcatgATTATcctttagccttctgtaagtatcctttgtctattctttagtacagtttagTATACTATTCTTTTATTTAATatagtatcttaaaataataaattagccttctaagaacatggagccagattcatcattccttcctttgtctgggaaccccacaaatacaacaCTGTTGGTGTCCTCCAGCTTATGATGACAAAGTTCAGGAGGAGAAGAACATTGAGTGTGTCCCAGGCCAGTACTTCATCCAAGGGGGGAGTGACAGTGAGGAGAAGAAGGCGTGCCAGTTCAAGCGCTCGCTGCTGCAGAACTGCTCTGGCATCCAGGACCCAACCTTTGGCTACTCCAGAGGCCAGCCCTGCATCCTGCTGAAGATGAACAGGGTACAGAGAAAGCTGCTTCTGTTCATTCCTTCCTTTGGGGCATCCCAGAGTGATGAACACCACACAGGGGCTGAAACTCCTTCACTTCTCAGCCCAGGGGAAAAGGGAGCTAGAAACCCCAAACCTGCAGGCCAAATCTgctagaaaatattaaaaaaaccccactataAAACTTGCTCCATTTGATTTGCTGAGGCCTTAGTGCCTGGAGGGCCTTCTGCCAGGCCCTTCTTCATGAGGAACTGAGATTTAGGGAAACACCCCAGACCCCAGATGCTTTATAATGGGAGTTTTCTTAGAATTTAATTGAAGTGTAATAGCATGGTGGTTCAGTGCTCACTGCTGGGAAAATAAGCATAGGGGGATGTGAACTGTGTGGGGGAGAGGCTGTGTTATTTCAGAGGGTCTGGACCCTCTCTGtgtcctctgctctgcccctgctgtcAGGCAGCAATCTGGCCCTCAGCCATGGTCAGGTTGCACGGtgtggggtggctgcagggacacacagtcCTGTCCTGAGCAACGTGGCTGGCACCCAGAAAGGTTCAAGCTCTGGAGAAGGGAGGCAGCACGTGCTTGGCACTGCATTTCACACCAGCATGGATGTTTTTTGCTGTTGCAGATCATTGGCTACCGCCCTGGTGCCGGGGTCCCCGTGAGCGTGGAGTGCAAAGTGCAGGTACTGCTCtcctctgagccctgcagggtgctggggacaaggacaaacctctcctcctcctgaggGACCTCAGCTCAGCACAACTTGTCCTCATATTAGCCCCAAACACCCACAGGACCCAGAGCTGCCCGTGTGTCTGGGCACACCTGGAGGCCAATCTGCTGAGAGTGGCAGAGGCACCACTCTCCTGTTTCCCaacctgctcctgcagcctcatGGGCACCACCGTGGGGCAGCCTGTGGGCTGggtgccagctcccagctggagcctggagctCAGTGGGAAGATGTAGGAACTCCTCATTGccatctccagctgctctgcagcaccctCAGTCCCGGGGGCGCCCTGCAAGGCAACAGCAATAGGGTGAGGGAAGGGTTCCCACTGCTCAGACAGCTCCTGGATCGCATCCTTGGAGAGCAAAGGCGCAGCAGGGAATCAGCAGGCAGCAAACTGCAACCCTACCCATGGCTCCACAGCTCCACTCTCCCCTGGCTGGaagcagggcagtgactgtgTTCACAACAAACACAGCACAACTGAGCTCAGCCAAGGGACATTTGCTCTGAGACGAGCTCTGAGGGGACCTGTATTTTGTGTCCCATGTCCTATGTCCGTGTGtgcctctgttttttttctgatcacAGAAAGGCAATGAGAGTCACCTCAGGTCAGTGGATTTCTACCCTGGGAACGGCACATTTGACCTCATGTATTATCCCTACTATGGCAAATTCACCCACGTGAGTGAGGGGCTGGCATCTCTTTCTGCTTCCTTGGGAatgggagggcaggagctgctgcacaggctCCAGATGTGCTGTCAGGCTATTTTGGGTAGATGTGGGCAGGACAGAGGCCATGGGCTCTGGGATTGCAGAGCTCTATTTCTGTCTCTGACAAACTGTGTGCAACAGTGTGTGAGTGTGTAACTGTGTGTGTAACCCTGTGTGTGAGTGAGTGTGTGTGGTTTTTAGGACAGCAGAAAGCATTTTGAGTCCCATAGTGTGGTGCTGTCCTGGGCAATGACCCCAGAGGCAATGTGCAGTGATTCATCTTGCCaaggcacaggcacagaaaggCTCAGCATGCTGGAACCATGAACCATTTACTAATTATTTCACTGAACATAAAAACCCTGCTTGCTTTTCTGCTCCCTCAAAAATGACACTTAAATCTCCTTTCTTTCCAGGTCAACTACACCTCCCCACTGGTGGCTATGCACTTTACAGATGTGCAGAGGAATCACTTGGTCCCCATCCAATGCAGTCTGCATGGGAAGGGAATCATCAACGACCTGAACAGCGACCGCTTCCTGGGCCGGATCATCTTCACACTCAGCATTGGGAAGTAGCCCCTGCCAACTCCAGGCACTTAGGATAAGTCAATCAgaggctttttcctttttaaagcaTCAAGCCAGCATTTTTTTTGCTAGGAAAAACAGGCACATGGAAATTATCggtaatttatttttgttcataGTTAGGAAATCAATGAGATACAATGGAGCGTGGATCCACATTTTTCATCTTCTGCTGTAAATCATTATTAGGAAATATTAGAAGTTTTCCCCTGGGGAGAGAACTTGCAAAAGATTTCACTTTTGATTGAAAAAAACCTCTGGTATCCAAATGTTATTTTCATAAGGCCTTTTATGAGTGATCCCTGTGGAATGCATCTTTCCTggctttaaattttatttttttagaataGTTTTATATGCATTTCTCAGGCAAAAGCTAAAAAGGAGGTAGTTTACTAGCACTATTCTtgttaaattaataaatagCAAAAATTCTGGATTATTCCTGAAATAACAGTGGAAAAGTGAAAATGGCAGCTCTCAAAATGCTTTCTAGGATCTCCAGCCCCAGAAGCATATTGAGTGCAGCATTTTACACAGCTTGGTGATCACACTCAAGGTGTTGAGCAAGGGCCACAGAAAATCATTTGCCCTTGAACCCTTCCAGCTGTTCCTTTCTGAAGTGGGAAGATGAATgcatttctccctctctcctcctcacTCCAGTACTCCTCTCTGCCCCAGGAATCCTCATCCAGTCTCTTGGGCAGGGATGAGTGAGAGGAGCTCTCCTGTCACACCTCACAGGTTGGCAGCACCCCCTGACCGGGCACAGAAGTGCCCAAAGCTCTCAGACCTGCTCTTCCCCATTCCAGAGAGGTCCCAGCTGCAATGCTGCAGCAAAATGCAGGGAACTGCTCAGTCCCCTCACAGTTAAGGGGTCAGTGTTGGGGTGAGTGAAGGCATCAGTGTGTCACCCCAAAGGCTGGTGAAGCACAGGgtgcactgccctgagcagcctgagcctCTCTGGAAGGACAGACCAGCTGCACTCTGCTGGCTGGGAGCTACAaacacagcaggacaggacaCCTTGGGGTACAGCACCACTGGGAAAGCACACTTACTAAAATTACTGCCTGAGCAGGGGCATTATGGTACGTTTGTCCTACATCCATAGCCAAGGAACTTCATCTACTGTCATTTCCTGATCTATATCAGTCTCTAAGAAGtgattttttctatttaaaataaagtgaCTACAGTAAAATTAACTCTATGGTGGCATTCTTGAAACACTGGTGTTAAGAGATGCAGTTTGTGCTGCCAGTTAGGCACTGAATTTCCAAGCAGCATGTAACAACATCCTGGAATTCTGAGCACTTGATGAACTTCTCCAGGCCAAAGAGTTCAGTACAATAAGACTCACTCTTCACCAAGCATCACAACCATCTGGCAAAAAGGATTTATTAAGAACTATTAAATATCTGAACCAGAGGCAGTTTAGGAACTAATTCTGCTCAGTTGTCATTATCCAGATGGCACTGATAGAACCAGGGCAGTGTATTCATTCTGCCTGCACAAATTATCTGCAAGGGCATCTTCTGACCAGCAGAAACTGCCTTCTGCCAAGGAGGATGCTGCTGGGGGAGTGGTTCTGCCTTTGAtatcagaaataatttaaaccCACAAGCATTTCTCTGTCTGCCAATTACTTTAGCTCTTTTAAAGCATTTGAATTTGTGGGGTCTTGAAAGGAAACCAAACTCACTGTGTCTCATGCTATCAAATTAACAGCCTTCACACTAGCACCAAGGTAAAactttatttaatatttattccCTGTCTGTCTGTTGGAAGGATTCTGATGAAAGAGGAGGTCTTTTAGCAGATGCTGGACCCATGCTTTGACCAAATCAACACAAAAATCAACTGATTTGGATGTAAATGTGTGAACAGCTTAGAAGCAAAAGCTTCTGTTTCCCCACAAACATCCAGATCCAAGCACATTGATGATCCCTCTGGAAAAGTACTCAGAAATGGCATTCATGTCTACTTACACTGAAACAAAGCTTAATAAACACAATAATTAACTTTATTTTCCATACACATATTCTGCTGTCAGCATATTTGTACAGTAATTTAAGATCTGGAAAATTGTACATACCACTCTTCATGCTGCAACAACCTTAAAGTGCTGGATCCATTTCTGACTTCTGTTGAAGCTCAAAATAATACTTTCTAtgtatatacaatatatatatatgtatgtatgtatgtgtttGCATCTAGGAAATGACCACATTTCACTAAGATAGCCTAGCAAAAGTGATATTAAATACTTCAGTCTGCAATCTCAGCATGAGAACATAGCTGTGATCCATCTGCTGGTGGCAGAGAAGCACCACACTGGCAAGTGGGTGTACTCATAAAATGCCACCTGAAATAATTCCATTTAACACTGGCAGGGAAATCAAGTATTGCAAGAGCAAAGGTACAATACAAGAGACCAAGACAACCAAACCTAAAGCATACAGTCCAGCAGCATTGATTTAcattcctaaaaaaaaatatatatataggaCAACTTGTTTCAAGAGCCCATTTGTACTATGGAATCACTTTTATCAGAATCAGGTAGAGTGTATCTTTGGTCACTGTGAGGACAAGAATAATTGAATATACAGGCATTTCTCAAACATCAGAACTAACTCTTTGGAAAACTCCCTTTCCTGGATACACAGCTATTGTGAATTACTTAAACATCAGTGCTGACTGTCACCTTTGTATGTGTGAATTACTGAAGGTGCTTCCCCCACAGCATGGATACAGGGTCAATGTACAGGGAGATTAAATATTGAAGCAGCTTTAGAAAACGCTGCAGAGGACAAAAAACTTTGTGTGCCCCCAGGGGTTATTGGCTGCAAAAGGCTTTTGCCAAGATGGACCAAAAAGGTTTGAAGAGCAAGAGGCTTCTTTCATTCCATCAACATGGACCCGATGGGAACGAAGCAGAACACAACCACAATGACTAAATTCAATTTTGATACAGTTTAGATATGGAACACAGAACTGCAAAGGTATGGCCAATAACAAAGAAACATCTTCAAACAGGAAAGATGCTCTTATTCCTTTGGAAGTCACTTTCTTCACTACACTATATATTCATTCCTGCTTTATGATCAGCATTCCTCATGCTAGAAATTTTGTGCTCTTACACTGAGACAGCAATAATGAGGAGGTTAAAAGCAGATTAATTCTATCAAACCTGAAAGCTTTCATATCTCCACTTGCTTTCAGAGATCACAGTTTTTCAGTGATGCTCTGTTAACCTATGCAAGCTGTCCAAAGGAACTGCAGGAAGATCTGAGCAACCTGTGTTCTCAGTCAGCCTGAGTGCTCTCAAAATACTTTTGGTCCTCACATGGACCAACGCTGTGTAGTTTCTTTTATGTTCAGAATCAAAGCTGAGAGAAACTGCAGCCAGTGAAATTCCAGCCTCACACCCTCATCTCACAATTGAGctcagaacaaaagaaaaatgcagttcAACAAAATAGCACAGGAGACATTTCCTTCAGCAGACTGTTGCCTTTTCTGAGTAGCTGAAGTTCTCCAGACCTGAACCTTATCTTGGCAAATTAGACACCAGGGCAGTGCAAAGCTGTTCAACCTACATTAGCAGTCAGCTTCTCTGTATGATGTTAAACAGATTAATTCACTAGAAGAATCAGATGTTCTTCTCATATTATGTCAGGCTATTAGTGAGATCAGGTACTACTTTTACATTCAGAAGGAATAGGAAATTCAGGCTGATTCA
This window contains:
- the ATP1B4 gene encoding protein ATP1B4, with product MASNASTSDVEGQLRSPSQKVENKHEEKVQDPDREKHEPKADMGSKTWADLAGEMKIFLWNPEERTCLGRTAKSWGLILLFYFIFYTCLAGMFAFCLYVMLLTLSPYTPRYRDRVSPPGVMIRPYLNGFTIAFNVSQPSTWQPYVDSMHHFLAAYDDKVQEEKNIECVPGQYFIQGGSDSEEKKACQFKRSLLQNCSGIQDPTFGYSRGQPCILLKMNRIIGYRPGAGVPVSVECKVQKGNESHLRSVDFYPGNGTFDLMYYPYYGKFTHVNYTSPLVAMHFTDVQRNHLVPIQCSLHGKGIINDLNSDRFLGRIIFTLSIGK